One segment of Rosa chinensis cultivar Old Blush chromosome 6, RchiOBHm-V2, whole genome shotgun sequence DNA contains the following:
- the LOC112174523 gene encoding protein AGENET DOMAIN (AGD)-CONTAINING P1 — MAFHSKRSFQRGDQVEVSSNMEGFLGSFWRATIVANMGTNYVVEYKDLVEEHDESTLLRETIMANQVRPLPPRIAASRFSDNNKVDAFDRDGWWVGKISGREGSDKYYVFFETTGEEIAYPISQLRFHLDWRNGKWISQKKPSKKRRKMDDE, encoded by the coding sequence ATGGCTTTTCACTCAAAACGTTCTTTCCAAAGAGGAGATCAAGTGGAAGTGTCTAGCAATATGGAAGGGTTTCTTGGCTCATTTTGGCGAGCAACCATAGTTGCAAATATGGGTACAAACTACGTGGTTGAGTACAAAGATCTAGTGGAGGAACATGATGAATCTACACTTCTGAGAGAGACTATCATGGCGAACCAGGTCCGGCCTCTGCCACCTAGAATTGCGGCTTCTCGGTTTTCCGATAATAACAAGGTTGATGCGTTTGACAGGGACGGTTGGTGGGTCGGAAAGATTTCTGGGAGGGAAGGGTCTGATAAGTACTATGTTTTCTTTGAAACCACCGGGGAAGAGATTGCTTACCCGATTTCGCAGTTGAGGTTTCATCTAGACTGGCGCAACGGGAAGTGGATTTCTCAGAAGAAGCCTTCCAAAAAGAGGCGCAAGATGGATGATGAATAA